From Oxyura jamaicensis isolate SHBP4307 breed ruddy duck chromosome 26, BPBGC_Ojam_1.0, whole genome shotgun sequence:
CATATCTATCAGCTGCCGAGGCTGCTTATCCCTGGGTCCTGCGCATGGACATCGCTGCCAGAGAAAGCCGGGCCATGCGGAGGGGCTTCCAAGTCACCATTTTCCTTAGATCGCTTGTAAGCAATTCAGGAAGCAACGACCGGCGAGGATTCCTCAATACCTGGACCCACATGTTACTCCAATGCCCTCATAGGAAGATAAATTATACAAGACTTTTATTCCTCATTGCAATAACTCTTTATTTTGCAAACGTGGGGGGTTGTATCGTTATCTCCATGTGCTACATGTGGGTGGCCTCCACCTCAGGTGTAGTGTAACTAGCGGTAGGGCTGCGACATTTCACGTATTCCAGGAGCGTCGCTAGGAAAAGGTGGAACTTTGCAAACCAACCATCATCTCTGCTGTACCTGTTCCATGCCGATTCCTCTCCCTTTAAAGAGTTCCGTTCCTCACGGTGGTGCAGTAAAGAGGCGCTACGCTCGAGGATATGGATCTGAGCATTTAGCTCGCCAGATGAGGATGAGTACCTGTGCTAGTCCTACGTGGACTGGTCTTTTGTCTTGTGTGGACAAAGAATGTCTGGGCAGTAGCAGGAGACGGCAGGTTTCCAGGAGTTCACTGTGAAGGGGTGTCCTGTGGTTTAGTTTCATCTCTGGTGTAAtgttttactttgttgttgttgtttgttgttacTTAAGAACTAAAGTGTAAATTGCCTTAActaaattaaagacaaaaatcaagTTATAATAAAAACTTAAACATGGTAAAGAAACCTCCCTTCCTGTACACTCTGGGTTGTAACAGGGCTGCTAGAAGTACGGAGCAATCCAAAGACCTGAAGCCAGAAGGTCTTACCCTAAGTGCTCCACAACCCAATGCTCCTGGTTCCAGCtgttaaacattaaaatgtagTCACAGAGAAGATGAAGAATGCTACCATGAACAACTAACTACCTTGAAcaccagctttgttttctgaagctttgGATCAGAGCCTGCTGCAAAGTTTCAAATTCTTTCACTACTTGCCAGGAAAACACAGTTCAAACATAAAAAGGAGCAGCTGTTGGTGCTGCGTGGAGCCAAGCAGAGTCCTGGCACAGCGGCGTTCTAGACACACACCCTTCCCAAGCCAAGCAGTGCTGCGGCCATCCCAGCTCCACGCCTGTGCCTCTGCCTCCCAAGAATAGGGGCTGATGCAAGCACTAGAGCtttaaaagggaataaaacTAAGCCACAACAAAGGACTAAGCACACTTGAAATTTGGTTATGGCCCTGCAGAGCACACACCATAAAAACCGACCTTCATCCCTCATGTATGCAGTAACCCCTACAGAACCTTCCTGCCGTGCTGAGGGAAGCCTGTCCAGCAACACACCCGTTATACTCAAACTGCTCTCAGTTGTtttctgtcctcccaaacagGACTTCTCCAGAGGAAAATAACTTGTGATAATTAAGGTTATCCCTCCTCACAGCTGTATTTCCACGTTACCGCCACTGCTGGCTTCCCAAGCAGATTTAAAGCGAGCGTGGTTGTACCTACGTGCTGCGGCATTTCCTGATGCTCTGCTTCTCGTAACACAAATGATCGGGTCTAACAACACAAAGCTCCTTTGACATTGATCCAATAACTTTCAGCACAGATGTGTTCAGGTATGGCCTAgatttccaggaagaaaagagcaggcattaaaaataaagagcgTAAGGTGTAGGTCTGaacaaaaaatgctgttgcTAAGAGGAATGAATGGTTTTATTCATCGTGGCAACATACAGAGCTTTAGGAATATATACAGAGGAGATTCTGGGAGTTAGCCTATCACTTCAAGTCCTCTTCAGATTTCTTGGCGGAAAACCTTTCTCGCaattttttccatgttccttTTTTCATGTCTTCCATCTGTTTCAGAATGTCTGcaaaaggagaagggagagggagatggggaaagagaaagaaaagcagaaaagcaagagcATGAAAGCCCTCTTATAAGCCCTTTGCCTtacatatatttgctttttttgacttctcattttaatgaatttctgtTTCAGGGCCTGAGGcaagtttgttttcccttccaatCAATTGTGCAGGGAGTCCCTTATCACTAACAACTGATATTCGGTTTCCACGCACTGCAGTCGAAGTTAGGAACTGGAGCAGAACAAAACTGCACTAGCTTCCTATGctgcatttaataaaatgatttggCTGAGCACTTCTGCATTGTGGTACCCTGTTTTCTCTCAAAGTCTAATACAAGAGAAGAAACACTGAAGGGAGCCTGAACACGGTGAAACAGAAGCTGAGAATTTTCCAGCGATGTAgcaaatgtgcatttttttcacacagCTCTGGCCTCTCAGTCTCAAAGAGCCCTTGCAAACCCTCTGCTATTCCTGGCCCTTGCAAAACACAATCGCCTTTTTGTCCTGCTGGACTACTGAAAATCTCCCCAATTAAGCCTGAACTTACTCCCTGTAAACCACCCTAATAAACTTGCACAGCAGTCCAATTCAGTCCTTTAGTAACTGGTATTTAGCAGAAGTGATAAAGCCAACACAACAAAGCCTAGAATGTACTTTATCCCCTGCACTGATTTATTCCCGAATCAATCACGGTACTAATACCTGTTGCTAGAATCATCTTGCAGTCTTGCACTGTCACCCCAGTGAAGCTTGTTTCTTTCAGGCGTGGATACTTCACAAGCGAGCAGGTAGGcgagagaaggagaaagagaacaagATGTTACTTGTAGGGCGCTAACACAGGTAATTATGTCACCAGATAATAGAATCCTAACTTATGTTCCGTCAAGCTCTAAGAATTCTGTTCATCCACACAAGGAACTACCATCGACATTGTTCAGACATGTCACAGAGGCCAAAACGTCTGCAGCGTTCAGACTGAAAGCCAAGAGAGACGGAAGGCACCGGGTAGCGCAGCATCCACCTGACTGCTCATCTGCCTGCTGCATTCCCAGACACCCCGCTGGGATGTGGCCCACGGCACCGACAGCCGCAGGTCCCACAAAAAGGCTGATGGTGGCTAACGCCAAAACGTTTACCTTGTTTTTGTAGTAGTTGGTGTGGATTCTGAGTAAGCTCTCATACATTTGGTCACAGGTCTCAGGGTCAGCAATCTGGAAAAGGATAAAAGTACCACACAAGTCTTATTTTAAACCTGCAGTGCAAAACCATTTCATTTTGGTTAAAAGCTCATGAAAAGACCAGCAAAGGAGCATCTTTGTTACTTTTTCAGCGCAATGCAGGGTGCCGACGACCCCTATTACGCCACTCCAGAATGCGGcgcattttctttcccctccattTCTCACCAGCTTGGCCTACGAGAATAATGAGGCCCCGAATTTCCAGAATGAACCTTGAATTCTGCTCAAAAAGGCAGGACAGATCAACTGCGAACACACAGCTGATGCGAACATCGCGGTGCGGTGTTCTGCTCACGCTTACCGGCCAGTGCTGTGAAATCTGTGAGATCTTTTGATCAAAGGCTGGTTTGGCCGCCTGCTCTATTCTAAAGGATCAAACAGGATAAGGTACTGGGATGGAAGCTATAAAATCCTGGCGAGgctaaaaatagtttttaattgATTAGGGAAAAGCGGCATGTACGGCACTGTACAGCTTGTGAAGGGTAAATGGATTTCTATTTTGGTCTAGTAAGTTGGAAAGATTTTGCTAATACCTGAAACTCTCCTAGGTGCCTCCAACAGGTGCATCTGCCTTGCATAGCCAGCTATTTAGCAGCGTGAGTGGCACGTCGACTTGTTTTTGTATTCCACAGTGGGGCCAACTTGACCAGAACTCTGCATTGCTGCTCGATGACATCAAACATAAATGATTAAAACGGACACGAGTAAGAACAGTATGAAGAGCAGCAAGACAGAGTAAAGCCAAACAGCTCATCTGTCCTCGGGACAGTGGCTCAGGTCCAGCACAAGGCAGGCGATGCCTCCCCTGTGCAAGCcgggaaaatgaaggaaaggctCTCCTGCCACAGCAGGTAACGGCTGCTGTGGGAGAGAGGACACAGGGACAGgcaaactgttaaaaataagcaCCATCACGCAGCAGGTGATCTTCAGCTTAAGGTATTTCACAGTCACATTTTAAGTGAGCCTGCTGATGTTTTAGTAATGACAGCAGAAACAGCTATTAAATAGGTAGCTGAAATAGTattgcctggaaaaaaatcagcaaatctTACTCCATGTGAATTAAACGGGCATTAGGCTGACAAAATGTCTTTTAAGATTCTAGCGCTTTTCTcacacattcctcctgctgtctGCCAGTACATTTCCCTTTACTGTATAAAGTCTTTATACGTACAAATTGACATCAGTGCTGCAGGCATCAATTTAGATTTTCGAGATGAGTGGCAGCTTTGGGATCTCGTAACCAATTGGTGCAGCACATTCAGCTGTCCTGGGCATATGAAAAAGCAATACGCACTTTCTGAAATGCCTGCTGCAGCTTATTCTGGTGACCAATATAGAATTAGGTGCCTATAATGGCACATCGTAGGAGAAAACGCACACCTGGAACAGTGTTTTTATGCAAAGAAAGGGCACATTTACATTCCACAGCACCACCTCCAAGCCTGTAAAGGACTGCAGCCCAAGTCAAGagtttgcttcttttatttcagtattgaAACCTGAAATCCAACACAGTTACAGCTGGAAGCCAGCTTTAAAACCACCGCATCCCAGCACTGATGGATTTTGCTGTGTACCCCACACTGTACCGTGTTATCAGCCTATCCTCACAGCAAACAACCCCCCCCGAACTCCACGACGGTCCTGACAAGTTTTCTGCATCCCACTTCCCTGATCAGGGGTTCAAAACTCACTGGAAGGGGGCACCTCACAGCACATATCACAACCGGTGCGAGGTCTCCGCGTACAGCGAAGCCTGCCCGGTgccgggagggagggaaggggaacaGCCCAGCCCCACCGCACCCCCTGCCCCTGACAGGAATCCGACGGCTCCAAAATGGCGCCGGGCCCTGAGGTGAGGCAGCGGCGGCGCAACGCGCATGCGCGCCCTCCCCCCGGTCCCCCTCAGGCTCCAAAATGGCGCCGGgccctgaggaggaggagcagcggCACACTGCGCATGCGCACCCCCCCCCGGCCCTAAGATGGCGCCGGACCTTGAGGCACAGCAGCGCAGCGCGCATGCGCGGCCctttccccattcccctgcccCACCCTCAGCTCCCCGCGGGCCGCTTCCGCCCTCACCTGCGTGTTCTCCCCCTCGCGGAAGGCCTGCGCCACTCGCTGCCGCAGGAAGATGCCCAGGTCCCGCTGCCGCTTCGTCTCCTCCACCGGCCACTCCTCGCACAGCTTCAGGAACCGCCGGTACCTGGTGGCCGCCATGGCGGCCGGGAGGGGGCGGGCACGTGATGACGGCCGCGACTACGGCGAGCGAGaagggcccgggggggggggggggggggcgcaggcCCACCGCCACCCCCCGgcggggcacggggggggggggcaatgcGGGGGGGTTGGTGCTGCGGGCCCTGTCAGCCATGGGCGGCTGCTGTCTTAACGCCGCTTCAAGGCTCGGTTTCTGGCAGTTTCAGTGCCTAGGGAGCCCTGCCTGGTTCTCCCTGTCGTGTGGGGAGGTTGTGCACTTGCTCAGAGTCGCCTCCAGGCAGGCGGGTGGTTAAATGGTGGGTAACATCATTAACCAGGGGGGCAGGCGTGTGCTCAAATAATCATCAGGGGTGGAGAAGCCCTCcaggatcacctggtccaaccaccccctgcCACCACTGTCACCACTGAGccacgtccccaagcaccacgtccaacttCTCCccgaacacccccagggacggtgaccccaccacccccctgggcaacccgtcccaaggCCTGAcccagaaatgtctcctcatttcccacCTGAACCTCCCCCGGCACAGCTCGAGGccgttccctctggtcctatccctggttacctgtgagaggctgacccccagctccccacagcttcccttCAGGTAGCCAGCTGCTGGTGTTTCCTTTTAGACCCCTCTTTGTCCTTCACCTCTTCCAGCCCCGAGGGCCTGGTGGCAGCATCCAGCAAGAGGCTCGGCGACGCTGCAAAGGCTGAGGGAGGTCTGGATAAAGCCCTTCAGGTGGGTTGTGTCGGCCACATTCAGCACCGACCTCATGTGCAAGCATGAGCCAAGGCAACTGATGACTCAATCCTTTCACCGCTGAAGCAGAgtgtttgtggctttttttctttatagtcaTTGCAGTTTGTGGGCAAGAAATATGCAATACTGTGAACAGCATTCAGTAAATAATCAGGTCTTCCCAAATCCACTTCAGGCCAAGTAAAATATGCAATTGGGCCAGATGACTTAAATTTTCCGGCCATAAATTGCCGCAGTTTACCAGCTGTATGCAGTAAAATACAAGTGAAGGGGTCTCCCCTGAGATCTGATATTTAAGCCCATGGTAATAATGTCTcttcagaaaacacacagcCCTAAACAAAAGATAACAACGTCAGGACGCTCTGGAAGTGAAAAAGAGACGGACAACAGGTGAGAGTTACTTAGACAACTTTATTTATATCCCCACTCCCCAATAACTGGGTTCTGTACCTCTATTCCTTGTGTAAGGACTTTTCATACAAGTTTCCCACACCATGCAGGAAGGAATTATATTTGTTCCATAATAAAATCTGTCAACAAAAGCTGTAAACATTTTATCAAGTTTTTGTTATTGTCTcctccaaacacacacacaatatttGTATCAAAGAATTTCTAGGTGAACTTTAATGTCTAGtccctgaatttatttttttaaattagaagcaTAAATACCTTGATGTGAATGTTTTTGTGTGACTAGTATCTGACAGGATCATCACATTCCCAGCCCCCAAGGAGCTTCTCGCTTAGAAAGTTTAGGAAACATGCCCTGTTACGTCCCGCAGGAATATTAAACCTTTGCAAGGTCCAGTTCTTGGTCTGAGGTCCACCTGCTTTTACACCTTAAGCAGTACAGAACCAGAGTTCTGCATCTGGTACATTTGTGTTTCAACAAAGCACCAAATACCCGCGCTGTATGGAAAATGACTTGCAAGGACAGTCTTGCAGCGCTGGGCACGTGGAGTGTGAATGTCAGGGTGTGCATTTTAGTTCCACTTGTGTCTTTGAGTGTGTTCGGCCCGTAGCACTGAGCGTGAGATGAGAGTAATGCTGCAATCTGTTAAGACCTGCCAGCTCATTTTAATCGTCTCACTCACATGCACAACATCTTCTCAGCCTGCTTGGCTTGGTGAGTGTGGTGGAGGTGAGCAGGTCCTATTTTATCATTAAGACTCTTTCAAGTAATGCTTTCTTTTGACTCACAAATAAATCAAGGACAGcagtaaaacaagaaaggaaaataaatcttctgaTTGATTGCAGGCAGAACAGATTCTTTCAGCTCTTTGCTTTTTACGCTTCAGTTCAGTAATGGCACGTAGCAGTTTTTCCTAGCAAGCTGTCCATGCTCTCATTCCAAGCCGTGCACGTGACATTCAGCAGCTGTGAGGGTCCCACACAACTGACCCAATGCGATACTTTTCAGGGATATCGGTCACTAGTAAATTCAGGCTATTTCACAGAATTTGTCATTTTCCTTCCGAGATGTTCTGAAGAATTTTGATGAGGTTCTCCAAGCCAAAAATATAGCCATGGTCTGGCCCGTCATAAGTGGTGTGATTGCATTTGGAGCCCTTAAAAGTGGTGTGGGCAAAGTCTATCATGCGGACGTCGACTCTGGCGTGATTAGTGCCGTGTGTCGTGGTGCAGTTTGTTTTTTGGAAGTGCCCCTGGAGGTGATTATCCAAGGGTGCTGTGTTCTCCTTGTGCTCCAGTCCATCATAGATGATGAGAAGTGAGCTGGAGTAGAACCTGTAAGAGCTTTGCTTCCTGATGACTGAGAGCAGAGCTTTTAGCTGCAGGATGATGGGCTCCAGGACATCTGTTCTGAGGCGGTTACCATTGCACAGGAACTGGTGCAAGGCTTGCCTGAATCCTTCGGGAGAGAGTTTCCTTCCATAATATTTATCCTTGCAGAGAAAATGGCCAGTGTCCACTTGGTAGACCTTGAGGAAAGAGAGCAACAATCCAGATTCAGTGGATGTCTTACTGTTCTCCCCTCCACCAGTTCTGGGTTTTGCCCTAATCTAAAAATTTCAGTCCCGAGCTGAGACACAGATCCTCTGCAGCTGAACAATACTGGCAGTGTGCTGCAGGCTTCTCACTGAatcccacctcctgccccttctGGAGATTTAAACTCTTCAGTTTAAGCCACCGGTGTAGATTCTTCCTGTGCTTCTATAAATTACCCCTTTGCAAACCCTGTATAGCTCTAAGTCGTAGCCACATCATTACTGATTTACAGCATTTTCCCTCTGGCTATGTCAGGAGTTCGCAGTACAGGAACACCCCAGCTTTGTTCCTTCTCTTAGTGCAGGTAGCAAtaatcttgttttcttaaacagaGGGACAAGGTACAGACAGAAATCTTTATGTATGTGAGGCAATGGTAATACAGAGTAAGAACTGGAAGAGTGAATTCAGAATTAGCTCACATACCAG
This genomic window contains:
- the LOC118178531 gene encoding ubiquinol-cytochrome-c reductase complex assembly factor 2, with the translated sequence MAATRYRRFLKLCEEWPVEETKRQRDLGIFLRQRVAQAFREGENTQIADPETCDQMYESLLRIHTNYYKNKYPRLKETSFTGVTVQDCKMILATDILKQMEDMKKGTWKKLRERFSAKKSEEDLK